A genome region from Staphylococcus capitis subsp. capitis includes the following:
- a CDS encoding efflux RND transporter periplasmic adaptor subunit produces the protein MKKMWLPIITIIIVVIIIGLIILKKTNHLYFNNLDTYKVVKVEDRKDISGKGIVFPEHVKVYKINKNIGEYIRPQIKDFRKVKKGTPLIYYDTNSSNRPNLVDNINNVKEDLNRDYQNVAKHNSSSYQKQISNDYQRLFKAQQKLNQHDNLSSKDIYAAFNGEVKISNSISGKNGDEILKLVSTKSVIKMRASQYIVNKIKKGSNVNFKLDSDSENVKGKVQSIDNLPINMKKERYYKNYEPKYMITISDLNHGVRAGFTGKVTIPYNMIEIPQNSIINKNYVFIVNKDNYVQKRRVKIVKIKNKLIAKKGLKLGDRVIEKPKRSLQEGQQINIK, from the coding sequence ATGAAAAAGATGTGGTTACCAATTATAACTATAATTATAGTAGTTATAATTATAGGATTAATCATTTTAAAAAAGACAAATCATTTATATTTTAACAACTTGGATACATATAAAGTTGTTAAAGTGGAAGATAGAAAAGACATTTCTGGTAAGGGTATCGTTTTTCCTGAACATGTTAAAGTGTATAAAATTAATAAAAATATAGGAGAATATATTAGACCACAAATTAAAGATTTTAGAAAAGTGAAAAAAGGGACCCCCCTTATTTATTATGATACTAATAGTAGCAACAGGCCTAATCTAGTGGATAATATTAATAACGTTAAAGAAGATTTAAATCGTGATTATCAAAACGTAGCTAAACACAATAGCAGTAGTTATCAAAAGCAAATATCTAATGATTACCAAAGGTTATTTAAAGCTCAACAAAAATTAAATCAGCATGACAATCTGTCTAGTAAAGATATATATGCAGCTTTTAATGGTGAAGTGAAAATTAGTAATTCAATTAGCGGTAAAAATGGTGACGAAATTTTAAAATTAGTTTCTACAAAGTCAGTTATTAAGATGAGAGCTTCACAATATATAGTTAATAAGATAAAAAAAGGAAGTAACGTTAACTTTAAATTAGATAGTGACAGTGAAAATGTAAAAGGTAAGGTCCAGTCTATTGATAACTTACCTATAAATATGAAAAAAGAACGTTACTATAAAAACTATGAACCTAAATATATGATTACAATTTCTGATTTAAATCATGGTGTGAGAGCAGGATTTACTGGGAAAGTAACAATTCCTTATAATATGATTGAAATTCCTCAAAATAGTATCATTAATAAAAATTATGTTTTTATAGTTAATAAGGATAATTATGTACAAAAACGTAGAGTTAAAATAGTAAAGATTAAAAATAAACTCATTGCTAAGAAAGGATTAAAATTAGGTGATCGAGTCATTGAAAAACCTAAAAGATCTTTACAAGAAGGACAACAAATTAATATTAAATAA
- a CDS encoding Txe/YoeB family addiction module toxin — protein sequence MAKYKINIKNSAKTDLNKIKRSHLQEQFLKIVEILKYDPYQQSQSFEKLHPKHLGRYSRRINHQHRVVYTIDEENKEVLILAAWSHYE from the coding sequence ATGGCTAAATATAAAATCAACATAAAGAATTCAGCGAAGACAGATTTGAATAAGATAAAACGTTCTCACTTACAAGAACAATTTTTGAAAATCGTAGAAATATTAAAATATGATCCATATCAACAAAGTCAATCCTTTGAAAAATTGCACCCTAAACATTTAGGACGATACTCAAGACGTATCAATCATCAACATAGAGTTGTCTATACAATTGATGAGGAAAATAAAGAAGTATTAATATTAGCAGCTTGGTCTCATTATGAATGA
- a CDS encoding YolD-like family protein translates to MIPKQYEGETDYRKIPREYLDSNVPKGRGFVKWIAFKTIPEQYQQIEQYMEDQNKTERPTLLDDQLNVLNEKVNWKKHFKEKAVVTYWKQGYYYQHEAYIKTVDTFNQVIIISNEDGNETMEIPMKNIKDIE, encoded by the coding sequence ATGATTCCTAAACAATATGAGGGTGAAACAGATTATCGTAAGATTCCTAGAGAGTATTTAGATTCTAATGTTCCTAAAGGCAGAGGGTTTGTTAAGTGGATAGCTTTTAAGACGATTCCTGAGCAATATCAACAAATAGAACAATATATGGAAGATCAAAATAAAACAGAACGTCCTACGCTTTTAGACGATCAACTTAATGTTTTAAATGAAAAAGTAAACTGGAAAAAACACTTTAAAGAAAAAGCAGTTGTGACTTATTGGAAGCAGGGTTATTATTACCAGCATGAGGCTTACATTAAAACGGTAGATACATTCAATCAAGTTATTATTATTAGTAACGAAGATGGGAACGAAACCATGGAAATACCCATGAAAAATATAAAAGATATTGAATAA
- a CDS encoding type II toxin-antitoxin system Phd/YefM family antitoxin, translated as MKSKTPTEARKDFYQLLKRVNNDHEPVYIEGKYDESNAVIIGMEDWRSINETIYLEATGTMDKVREREHDNSGYTNIDDIDWARL; from the coding sequence ATGAAAAGTAAAACACCAACAGAAGCTCGTAAAGATTTTTATCAGTTATTAAAACGTGTGAATAATGACCATGAACCAGTATATATTGAAGGCAAATATGATGAGAGTAATGCTGTTATTATAGGCATGGAAGATTGGCGTAGCATTAATGAAACGATATATCTTGAGGCTACAGGCACAATGGACAAAGTTAGAGAACGTGAGCATGACAACAGTGGTTATACAAACATAGATGATATTGATTGGGCTAGACTTTAA
- a CDS encoding CsbD family protein, with protein sequence MAEDKLDKVKGNIKETVGDATNNDNLEQEGKKDKASGKAKEVVDNVKDKASDVVDKFKK encoded by the coding sequence ATGGCTGAAGATAAATTAGATAAAGTTAAAGGCAATATTAAAGAAACTGTTGGCGATGCTACTAACAATGACAATTTAGAACAAGAAGGTAAAAAAGATAAAGCATCAGGTAAAGCCAAAGAAGTCGTTGATAACGTTAAAGACAAAGCATCTGATGTTGTTGACAAGTTTAAAAAGTAA
- a CDS encoding cellulase family glycosylhydrolase yields the protein MKKSIISSVLVASTLLSSIPALNSGHVAHADSMSPLTTKGKEIQKDGHNYRLKGVNAGNVFTTEQWLGGLGSAKHKDYKSINDEMDGKYGAKKTHQLLDKYTENRWEDKDFKNLKDMGMNTIRLPINYINLTNYKAGMAPKDLKMRKEPFKAMDKFIDKANSHGLYVIIDMHGVPGSQNGQEHSAEANGSIGNFWKDPDAQGKAKEIWYQIAQHYKNNNGVAGYDLLNEPKAPAQHVDEEVKEFYKGALKSIRDTGDKHIAFLEAWYPQDLKDPQEFNDPTNNIVYEYHKYPYNKETTSHKGIQDTFDRELETLNDKASHYNVPTYLGEFNAHYAGSPGPEGKNPVNPNKNDFDHIFKSFKNKENSKISWTLWNYDIENNQSWGPINFKGINVDENSNDFGKKEGAYINHDVYDTIKNNQ from the coding sequence ATGAAGAAATCTATAATTAGTTCTGTACTTGTAGCAAGTACTTTATTATCAAGCATTCCAGCTTTAAATTCAGGACATGTTGCTCATGCTGATAGTATGAGCCCATTAACTACAAAGGGTAAAGAAATACAAAAAGATGGCCATAATTATCGATTGAAAGGTGTAAATGCAGGCAATGTATTTACTACTGAACAATGGTTAGGTGGTTTGGGAAGTGCTAAACATAAAGATTATAAATCAATTAACGATGAGATGGATGGTAAGTATGGAGCTAAAAAAACACATCAATTACTAGATAAATATACTGAAAATCGTTGGGAAGATAAAGATTTTAAAAATTTGAAAGATATGGGAATGAATACGATTCGTTTACCCATTAACTATATTAATTTAACAAATTACAAAGCAGGTATGGCTCCTAAAGACTTGAAGATGAGAAAAGAGCCATTCAAAGCAATGGATAAATTTATTGATAAAGCTAATAGTCATGGACTGTATGTTATTATCGACATGCATGGTGTACCAGGTTCTCAGAATGGACAAGAACATTCTGCAGAAGCTAACGGTTCTATAGGTAATTTTTGGAAAGACCCAGATGCTCAGGGTAAAGCCAAAGAAATTTGGTATCAAATTGCTCAGCACTATAAAAATAACAATGGTGTAGCTGGATACGATTTACTTAATGAGCCTAAAGCTCCTGCCCAACACGTTGATGAGGAAGTCAAAGAGTTTTATAAAGGAGCTTTGAAGTCTATTAGAGACACTGGAGATAAACATATTGCTTTCTTAGAGGCTTGGTATCCTCAGGATTTAAAAGATCCTCAAGAATTCAATGATCCTACTAATAATATTGTCTATGAGTATCATAAATATCCTTACAATAAGGAAACGACTTCTCATAAAGGAATACAAGATACATTTGACCGTGAACTTGAAACTTTAAATGACAAAGCTAGTCACTATAATGTACCTACTTATTTAGGCGAATTTAATGCTCACTATGCAGGAAGTCCTGGTCCTGAAGGTAAAAATCCTGTAAATCCTAATAAAAACGACTTTGACCATATATTTAAAAGTTTCAAAAATAAAGAAAATTCTAAGATAAGTTGGACACTATGGAATTACGATATTGAAAATAATCAATCTTGGGGACCAATCAACTTTAAAGGTATTAATGTCGATGAAAATTCTAATGATTTTGGTAAAAAAGAAGGCGCCTATATAAATCATGATGTTTATGATACCATTAAAAATAATCAATAG